One Cellulomonas sp. Y8 DNA segment encodes these proteins:
- the carA gene encoding glutamine-hydrolyzing carbamoyl-phosphate synthase small subunit → MTDALLVLEDGRTFAGEAYGATGTTWGEIVFNTGMTGYQETLTDPSYHRQIVVMTAPHIGNTGVNDEDPESGRIWVSGYVVRDPARRASNWRSDRSLDEELAAQGVVGISGLDTRALTRHLRERGVMRAAIVSGDALLDGAGRRRAAEDLVAEVQDRPQMAGADLAGEVSTDAAYVVKALGPDGAELAEPVARVAAVDLGIKSMTPNRMAERGIEVHVLPAQSSIDDVLATAPDGVFFSNGPGDPSAATHEVELLREVLDRKIPFFGICYGNQLLGRALGYGTYKLGYGHRGVNQPVLDRATGRVEITAHNHGFAVDAPLDEVSVAPHDGGRYGRVTVSHVDLNDDVVEGLAALDLPAFSVQYHPEAAAGPHDAAYLFDRFLDLMREPEKGAAAAGQATDVTSTTKGA, encoded by the coding sequence ATGACGGACGCACTGCTGGTCCTGGAGGACGGGCGGACGTTCGCCGGCGAGGCCTACGGGGCCACCGGCACCACCTGGGGCGAGATCGTCTTCAACACCGGCATGACCGGGTACCAGGAGACGCTGACCGACCCCAGCTACCACCGCCAGATCGTCGTGATGACCGCGCCGCACATCGGCAACACCGGCGTCAACGACGAGGACCCCGAGTCGGGCCGGATCTGGGTGTCCGGCTACGTCGTGCGGGACCCCGCGCGGCGCGCGTCGAACTGGCGCAGCGACCGCAGCCTGGACGAGGAGCTGGCGGCGCAGGGCGTCGTCGGCATCTCCGGCCTCGACACCCGGGCCCTGACCCGGCACCTGCGCGAGCGCGGCGTGATGCGCGCCGCGATCGTGTCCGGCGACGCGCTGCTCGACGGCGCCGGTCGCCGGCGCGCGGCCGAGGACCTGGTCGCCGAGGTGCAGGACCGTCCGCAGATGGCGGGCGCGGACCTGGCCGGCGAGGTCTCCACGGACGCCGCGTACGTCGTGAAGGCGCTCGGCCCGGACGGCGCCGAGCTCGCGGAGCCCGTCGCCCGCGTCGCCGCCGTCGACCTCGGCATCAAGTCGATGACCCCGAACCGGATGGCCGAGCGCGGCATCGAGGTGCACGTGCTGCCCGCGCAGTCGTCCATCGACGACGTGCTCGCCACCGCCCCGGACGGCGTGTTCTTCTCCAACGGCCCCGGCGACCCGTCCGCGGCGACCCACGAGGTCGAGCTGCTCCGCGAGGTGCTGGACCGGAAGATCCCGTTCTTCGGCATCTGCTACGGCAACCAGCTGCTCGGCCGCGCGCTCGGCTACGGCACGTACAAGCTCGGCTACGGGCACCGCGGCGTGAACCAGCCGGTGCTCGACCGCGCCACGGGCCGGGTCGAGATCACCGCGCACAACCACGGCTTCGCCGTCGACGCCCCGCTCGACGAGGTGTCCGTCGCCCCGCACGACGGCGGGCGGTACGGCCGCGTGACCGTCTCGCACGTCGACCTCAACGACGACGTCGTCGAGGGCCTGGCCGCCCTCGACCTGCCGGCCTTCTCGGTGCAGTACCACCCCGAGGCCGCCGCGGGTCCGCACGACGCCGCCTACCTGTTCGACCGGTTCCTGGACCTCATGCGCGAGCCCGAGAAGGGTGCCGCCGCCGCCGGCCAGGCCACCGACGTCACCTCCACCACGAAGGGCGCCTGA
- a CDS encoding dihydroorotase, whose amino-acid sequence MTAQYLLKDVRILGGEPTDVLVAGGLVAAIGPEAGDAAENAPDDLDVVDATGMVLLPGLVDLHTHLREPGREDAETIASGTRAAAAGGFTAVHAMANTTPTQDTAGVVEQVWRLGAQAGWTDVHPVGAVSVGLAGEHLAELGAMADSAARVRVFSDDGKCVHDPVLMRRALEYVKAFDGVIAQHAQEPRLTEGAQMHEGVVSAEIGLAGWPAVAEEAIIARDVLLAEHVGSRLHVCHLSTAGSVEIVRWAKSRGIDVTAEVTPHHLVLTDEEARGYDPVFKVNPPLRTQADVDAVREGLADGTIDIVATDHAPHTREDKDCEWAAAAFGMTGLETALSVVQQTMVDTGRMTWADVARVLSTNPARIGRVEGHGRPIAVGEPANLVLVDPEQRRVVEPERQATASANSPLRGRELPGRVVATFLRGRATVLDGVPQDDPADPRFAAGRVTP is encoded by the coding sequence ATGACCGCGCAGTACCTGCTCAAGGACGTCCGCATCCTCGGCGGCGAGCCCACCGACGTCCTGGTCGCCGGCGGCCTGGTCGCGGCGATCGGCCCGGAGGCCGGCGATGCGGCCGAGAACGCGCCCGACGACCTCGACGTCGTCGACGCGACCGGCATGGTGCTGCTGCCCGGCCTGGTCGACCTGCACACCCACCTGCGCGAGCCCGGCCGGGAGGACGCCGAGACGATCGCGTCCGGCACCCGCGCCGCGGCGGCCGGCGGGTTCACCGCGGTGCACGCGATGGCGAACACCACCCCGACGCAGGACACGGCCGGCGTCGTCGAGCAGGTGTGGCGGCTCGGCGCCCAGGCCGGCTGGACCGACGTGCACCCGGTGGGCGCGGTCAGCGTGGGCCTGGCGGGGGAGCACCTCGCCGAGCTCGGCGCGATGGCCGACTCCGCCGCCCGGGTCCGGGTGTTCAGCGACGACGGCAAGTGCGTGCACGACCCGGTGCTGATGCGCCGCGCGCTGGAGTACGTGAAGGCGTTCGACGGCGTGATCGCCCAGCACGCGCAGGAGCCCCGGCTGACCGAGGGCGCCCAGATGCACGAGGGCGTCGTGTCCGCCGAGATCGGCCTGGCCGGGTGGCCCGCCGTCGCGGAGGAGGCGATCATCGCCCGCGACGTGCTGCTGGCCGAGCACGTCGGCTCGCGGCTGCACGTGTGCCACCTGTCGACGGCCGGCTCGGTGGAGATCGTCCGCTGGGCGAAGTCGCGCGGCATCGACGTCACCGCCGAGGTCACCCCGCACCACCTGGTCCTCACGGACGAGGAGGCCCGCGGCTACGACCCGGTGTTCAAGGTGAACCCGCCGCTGCGCACGCAGGCCGACGTCGACGCGGTCCGCGAGGGCCTGGCGGACGGCACGATCGACATCGTCGCCACGGACCACGCCCCGCACACCCGCGAGGACAAGGACTGCGAGTGGGCGGCGGCCGCGTTCGGCATGACCGGGCTGGAGACCGCGCTGTCGGTCGTGCAGCAGACGATGGTCGACACCGGCCGGATGACCTGGGCGGACGTCGCCCGGGTGCTGTCGACCAACCCCGCGCGGATCGGCCGCGTCGAGGGCCACGGCCGCCCGATCGCGGTGGGGGAGCCGGCCAACCTCGTGCTGGTCGACCCGGAGCAGCGTCGCGTGGTCGAGCCCGAGCGGCAGGCCACCGCGTCCGCGAACTCGCCGCTGCGCGGCCGGGAGCTGCCGGGCCGGGTCGTCGCGACGTTCCTGCGCGGCCGGGCCACGGTGCTCGACGGCGTGCCGCAGGACGACCCGGCCGACCCGCGGTTCGCGGCGGGGCGGGTGACGCCCTGA
- a CDS encoding aspartate carbamoyltransferase catalytic subunit has product MRHLLSTADLDRAAAIRVLDTAAQMAATQGRQIKKLPTLRGRTVVNLFFEDSTRTRISFETAAKRLSADVINFSAKGSSVSKGESLKDTALTLQAMGADAIVIRHQASGAPHTLAHAGWTEAAVVNAGDGMHQHPTQALLDAFTIRRHLTGSATNPDGVGNDLAGLHVAVVGDVLHSRVARSNVDLLHTLGARVTLVAPPTLLPVGVGPWPAEVSYRLDDVLAQGPDAVMMLRVQRERMSTAGGGFFPSPLEYTRLYGLDARRLATLPDHSIVLHPGPMNRGLEISADAADSPRAVIVEQVANGVAVRMAVLYLLLAGDGDTAGATPATGAVPALTSTPAAAAAPATTAGATA; this is encoded by the coding sequence ATGAGGCACCTGCTGTCCACGGCCGACCTCGACCGCGCCGCCGCGATCCGCGTCCTCGACACGGCCGCGCAGATGGCCGCGACGCAGGGCCGGCAGATCAAGAAGCTGCCGACGCTGCGCGGCCGCACGGTGGTCAACCTGTTCTTCGAGGACTCGACCCGCACGCGCATCTCGTTCGAGACGGCCGCCAAGCGGTTGAGCGCGGACGTCATCAACTTCTCGGCCAAGGGGTCGAGCGTGTCCAAGGGCGAGTCGCTCAAGGACACCGCGCTGACCCTGCAGGCGATGGGCGCGGACGCGATCGTCATCCGGCACCAGGCGTCCGGCGCTCCGCACACGCTCGCGCACGCCGGCTGGACCGAGGCCGCGGTGGTCAACGCCGGCGACGGGATGCACCAGCACCCGACGCAGGCGCTGCTCGACGCGTTCACGATCCGCCGGCACCTGACGGGCAGCGCCACCAACCCCGACGGCGTCGGCAACGACCTCGCCGGCCTGCACGTGGCGGTCGTCGGCGACGTGCTGCACAGCCGGGTCGCCCGGTCGAACGTCGACCTGCTGCACACCCTCGGCGCCCGCGTCACCCTGGTGGCCCCGCCGACGCTGCTGCCCGTCGGCGTCGGCCCCTGGCCGGCCGAGGTGTCCTACCGGCTGGACGACGTCCTCGCCCAGGGCCCCGACGCGGTGATGATGCTGCGCGTGCAGCGCGAGCGGATGTCGACGGCGGGCGGCGGGTTCTTCCCGAGCCCGCTGGAGTACACCCGGCTCTACGGCCTGGACGCGCGCCGCCTCGCCACGCTGCCGGACCACAGCATCGTGCTGCACCCCGGGCCGATGAACCGCGGGCTGGAGATCTCCGCGGACGCGGCGGACTCCCCGCGGGCCGTGATCGTCGAGCAGGTCGCGAACGGCGTGGCCGTGCGCATGGCGGTGCTCTACCTGCTGCTCGCGGGCGACGGCGACACCGCCGGCGCGACCCCCGCGACCGGCGCCGTCCCCGCCCTGACCAGCACCCCCGCCGCCGCCGCCGCGCCCGCCACGACCGCCGGAGCCACCGCATGA